TGCAACCTCTGCTTCATTCTCAGCCTTCAGATAATAAGAATGAACAAAATATACATAGGATTGATCCGGTATTCCCTGATACAATTTAGCTCCGGGTCTGATCAATAAAGAATTCCATCCCATATGAGGTATTTTCAATCCAGGGCTATCCGGAATTTTAAGAATTTTACCTTTTAATATGGCAAGACCCTCTACTCCATCAACTTCATCACTGCTCTCAAAGAGGAGCTGCATACCCAGACATATTCCCAGAAAAGGTGTATTCTTGGAAGCCACTTGTTTTACTACGTCAACCAAATCGTAATGATGCAGTTTATTCATCGCATCGCCAAAGTTGCCAACACCTGGTAGAATTACCTTATCGGCATTCAATATTTGTTCTCTATCTCTCGTAACAATAGGTTTTTCTCCCACATACATTAATGCCTTCTCGACACTTTTAAGATTCCCTGCATCGTAATCAATGATAGCTATCATAGTTCTACATCCTTTTCTGCCTATACTTAGTTATTCATATTCTGTAAAGCAACCTCATATACTTTCTTGCTGTAATCCGCTATATCCTCCATTGATGCTATCTGAAGTGCTTCTTCTTCAGTTAAATGGAAAACCGAATCTAACTCAGATAGGATTTGATTTCTGACATAATCCATATCGTCGTCGATTCCGAGCATTGTGGCTAATTCAATATATCTGTCATATCGATTCAATCCCTTCAGTAAGGAATCCAATGCTTCCGGATACTTCTTCATTTCATAATAACTGTGATAAGAATTTAACTGCTTGTTAACATACATAACTGTCATTATCTTGTTATATAGCACCTCATCCTTTTCATCAACATCTATTCCATAGATTTCATTATAGGCTTCCGTATATTTATGATATTCAAAGTATTTGGAAGCATTATTAATATGCAGATTATAGGTAGCAACATTAGTACCAACTAATACAATAAGGGCAAGTAATCCAAAGAAGATAAATACAATCGCCGCACCTACTCGGTTGATTCTTCCTTTATCCTCATCTATTTCGTCTAGTACCTCAATTACCTCTTTGGCTTTCTTCTTCTTTTCTTGCTTCTCTTTCTTTTTAAGTGCTTTCTTTACCTTCTTGTCATCTAAAGCATCTTCCAGATTTTCTGCTCCATCTGTCGAAGAAGCATTCTCATTCTTTTTCTTTGCTTTCTTCTTACTCTTTTTCTCAGATGACTTTGAGGTTCCTCCTAATGAGAAAATCGAAGACTCATCCTCATCATCTTCCTCTATGTTAGCAAAGAGACGTTGCCAAAAGCCTTTCTTCGGCTGGTCATTCGCTTTATCTTCCTTAGCAGCCAATTCCGCCTTCATTTTCTCTTTGAGCTTTTGTTTTTTGGCTTTTCTATCCTTTTTCTCGTTTTCTATTTCAACTACTTGCTCTCCTAAGGAAGCTTCCTCCAGGCTCGGATCATCTAAATCAGTAACGACCTGTAATGCATCGGAAAATACTTCTCCGACGTCGGCAGGGAATTCTTCCTCTACAGGAATTCCTTGTAACATATTATTAATCGCCTTGACATCTGAAGCAACAGGATCATCCGGTTCTATCTGATTCAGCAGACTCAGTAAGTCCTCTTCTTCCTCAGTCTGCTCAGTAGCTTCAGTCTCTTCCAATTGCTTGGCGTCTTCTTCCCCTATCATTGTCATAGAGTCAGATAAGGGTTCTACATCCGAATCATCCACATTATTTAGAAAATCACTGATATCTCCAGGATCAAAATTCTCATCCTCAAGCAGTTCCTCTTGATTTAAAACCTGATGTAAGGCATCCGTGAGAGAATCCTCTTCTCCCTCAATTTCATTTGTATCTTCTATCTCTTCAGCTTCTAAAGTACCGGCTGTCTCCGCCTGTAAATCATCCATTGTCGAAAGACCGATACCCTCGTCTTGTTGTAACTCATCTTCCTCTTGTACCTGAGCTTCTTCACTTACTTCTGTCTCTTGCTCATCATTATGAAGTGGCTCTTCCTCCGATAACTGCCCATCCGTTAATTGTTCTTCTACTGGTTGCTCTTCTATAGATTTTTCTTCTATCGATTTTTCATCTATAGGTTTCTCATTCGTCAGTTCTTCTGTTTCAGTAGCTTCCTTTTCGACGTCACTTTTCACTTCATTATCATCCTGTGAGTGAAAATCTGATAAGCTTTGTCCATACAATTCCTCTTCACTGATAAAGTCATCATTGTTAAATTCATCGTTGTTAAATGCCTCGATGTCTGCATCAATATTGTATTCTTCAAAGTCTTCAAGATCTGCTTCGCTTACTGGAAAAATATCCTCTGACTCCTCTTCCGGTTCATGAGCTATATTATCATCTTCAGAAGCACTTCTCTTGGGTTTCGTATTCTTTTTGTAAATATCTTCTGCTCCGGGCTTCGTATCCTTTACCGAGTTTAATAAACTATCAAGATAGGATTCCTTAAGCTTACCACTTTCTTTTTCTTGACATTCAGAGCAATATTCCGTACCATCCGGGATTACTTTATTACACTGTTTACAATTCGCCATTTTAGCACCATCCAATTTTCTGTAAATGAATGCTGTTATGCCACATCATTTACTGATAATTAATCATTCGTACTACGCAAGAACCATGGTTGGATTGATCTCGTTGATAATCTTTCTAAATTCAAGTATTTCTGCCTTCAGGGTATCATTTTTATATATCCCTATAATAACATCTCTTAAACTCGTGCTGACTTTCTTACCTGGTTTTATAATGTCAGTTGTCATGATTCTTTGAATTCCCAACACACTATCAACATGGAATGCAATATTCTGATCCTTTATGCTCGTTACGATCAGCATCTCATTCTTTGCTTCATCAGAAGCTTCCAGTTTTAGACTTTTTTCTAAGCTGATAATCGGAATCAAAAAATCACGCGGCATTATGATTCCCTCGATAAAAGGATGCGCGTTAGGTATAGGTGTGGCCTTTTTATTATACGGTAGTATTTCTTTTATGTCATTAATGTCAACTCCATAAGAGAAACCCCCTACTTTAAACAGTAGTAGCTCAATTTCGACTGATTCTCCATTAAAGATTAGCTCCTTCTCCATACCCATACCTCCATAATTAGTGCCTAATCAACATTTTTCTCCTAAATAACAGGATAATCTTATTTCTATTATAATGTTAAACAAATATTTTGTAAAGGGCACAAAAACATCTTTCGAGGCTCGGGCTATAGTGAATTTTCCCCATATAGAACCAGTCCATGGTACGTGTTTTATCGTTTTTCAAAGATATTAATCACCTGAATAAATGTTGTCGCTATAAATCTCCCTGGCATCAGTATGATATAGATTTCTTCTTTCAAACAAAATCTCAAATAAACTCATATTCTATATCCTTTCGCTTTATTTCGTATTTACTACATTTTTACTTTGTTTTTTCATTATCCATAGCAAAATAGCAGTAATAACGATGAATGGAATATATTTTAAATAAAAATCATTGGTGAAGTCCCCAAAATACGAGGTCACTTGCCTTTGAATATTACCCATCGGATTATTCTCAATCATTCCGATTATTATTAATGGTAATAACATCAATCCTTGTAATATGCTAATTACCCATTTTTTCTTTAGTACTTTCCATACTATAATCGCAAATATAACCGGAAATACAACGATCCATAATAGATAACTAATGATTTCCACTTGATTTCCTCCTTGCTCTGGCTTAAGAGTGAGTCCTAATATAACGTTCTACCGATTCTCTGCATTGTTCAAGAAAGGTTTCCTCACCCCAAGTATTAATTTTGAAAAAGAGTGCCTGACTCCCTCCGGAGGTTATGGCGGATACAATGAGTTCCCTGTCATCGCCAACCAGGGTAACGTTCAGGCTTACTCTATTGCCACCTGCCACGCTGTATCTTTCATATACTCTGACTGCTATCATTGTCCGGCCTAAAGTAATGTCACTTCCGTCTTCAAAGCTGGCAGAAACACTTCCTTTGGTAATATCACTGTGTATCCATTGTAGTAGTTCATGAAAATCTCCTTGTAAATGTTTTTCATATTTAGCCATATTTTTTTCTCCTTTATTGAATAAAATTCATTATTGCGACTATTGGTATTCCGTCATAACATTTATGATTCTATTATATATACTCCTCCGATAACTACATTAGTATATGATTAACTTTGAATAAATTACAGATTAATTCAATGTTATATTACATCCGATTAATGTTTCAAATTATACCACATAAGACTAGAAAGTAAAGTAATCATTTCCTAATAGAATTTAACGTTCCATTACATAGCCCACTGTGGATCTATTAAAATAAGGTAAAATCGCAAAGCTTATTATCTATTATCATGAATTACATTAATAAAACCAGGTTGCTCCATTGACTATAATATCAATTGGGCTTCCTGGTTTTCTTTTTGACCTCTCCTATCCATTAAACTATGGATACCAGTCTGTTATGTCTGATTTCTCGCCCAGCAACGTAATACCCCAAGTCTTCCACCACTAGGTTTGTCTCCATGCTCCTGATCAAGGCATGAATAGGTATAAAGCTGTTCACATGGCATATTGGGACATTCCCCGCAATGCATGTATCCATTATTTTGACAGCATATTGCAACAGGGCATTCACCATGGAACGGATGACCTTTAGTTTCCAAGCATCCTCCACATCCACAAGTTTCTTTATATTCACATTCGTTGCACAGAAGTCCGCACCTTGATTGAACAACTGACTGTTCCTTCATTAATTCTTCCAAGTGATTTATTCCATTCGAATTCCATTTACTTGTGGTATCGATCAACATTTTGCAGGGAAAATCAGCACAAAATCCACAATGAAATAGTTGCTTATCTGCAGCACATTGATAGATGGTACAACCGCTCTCCCACATCTTAACACAACCGGCTTCTTCTCTGCATCCTGCACATTCATCGTTTACAAGGTGTTGACAACCATCGCAATACTCTCCGCATATCGTTACATTCCTCATAATAATTCTCCCATAACTAACATGTTATCCCCTTGTTCGACTGGTTAACCAGAACATATTATCTAAGACTGACACTTCTCACAATAATATATGGTACCTCCCAGATAACTCTCCTTGTGTAGTTCATAGCCACATTTTGTGCAAGGTGTAAATGCCGTCTTCTTGCTAAGATAGGTCTGATACCCTCCAAAATTGCCAAAGAGGTCCTTTTCCGTGTCTCTTCCTCCCTGTTCCGTCATATGTAAAAGTGTACCTTTGACTGTCTTAAACAGAGCTTGGAATTCCTCTTCGGAGACATCCTTCATTTTTCTCTTGGGATGTATTCCGGCCAAAAACAAAATATCCTGTAGCACTCCATTACCCAAGCCGGGTATTCTCTGCTCTGTTGCTAAAAAGGCTTTCGAAGATAATTTACTCGTCTTATCCGTTCTTAAGCCTTTAAAATATTCATAATCAAACTGATCCGTCAACGGAGAAGGCTTTTCCTTTGCTCCAATATAGTAAGGGTTGTCGAATTCACCTTCATGGAATGCCCATATCCCACCATACATCTGAATAGTACACACCAGTGCTGTTCCATCATCAAACTCTACATATAGCTGATGTTTCTTGGGTATTTTCTTAAGATCATCATAATAACGAGGTGTGGTACCATCTCCGAATACGATTCTGCAATCTTCCACATGAATTTCAATCATACCGGCTCTTGCATAGGACATACCTATGATTTTACCGGAAAGTAATTCATCATATTCTTCCGGATTGCCATAGTACCACGCAAAGGAATGTGGTGATTGATTTGCTTTCACATAGCGAATAGTTTTACCTTTAATGGTTTGATTTAACTGCTTAACGATGACAGCGCTCTCTGGAATCTCTAACATATTCT
The nucleotide sequence above comes from Variimorphobacter saccharofermentans. Encoded proteins:
- a CDS encoding DUF6054 family protein yields the protein MAKYEKHLQGDFHELLQWIHSDITKGSVSASFEDGSDITLGRTMIAVRVYERYSVAGGNRVSLNVTLVGDDRELIVSAITSGGSQALFFKINTWGEETFLEQCRESVERYIRTHS
- a CDS encoding chemotaxis protein CheW, which produces MEKELIFNGESVEIELLLFKVGGFSYGVDINDIKEILPYNKKATPIPNAHPFIEGIIMPRDFLIPIISLEKSLKLEASDEAKNEMLIVTSIKDQNIAFHVDSVLGIQRIMTTDIIKPGKKVSTSLRDVIIGIYKNDTLKAEILEFRKIINEINPTMVLA
- the hisH gene encoding imidazole glycerol phosphate synthase subunit HisH, producing MIAIIDYDAGNLKSVEKALMYVGEKPIVTRDREQILNADKVILPGVGNFGDAMNKLHHYDLVDVVKQVASKNTPFLGICLGMQLLFESSDEVDGVEGLAILKGKILKIPDSPGLKIPHMGWNSLLIRPGAKLYQGIPDQSYVYFVHSYYLKAENEAEVAATTNYSTIIHASVEKDNIFGCQFHPEKSGDVGLTILKNFAAL
- a CDS encoding DUF3795 domain-containing protein; the encoded protein is MRNVTICGEYCDGCQHLVNDECAGCREEAGCVKMWESGCTIYQCAADKQLFHCGFCADFPCKMLIDTTSKWNSNGINHLEELMKEQSVVQSRCGLLCNECEYKETCGCGGCLETKGHPFHGECPVAICCQNNGYMHCGECPNMPCEQLYTYSCLDQEHGDKPSGGRLGVLRCWARNQT
- a CDS encoding endonuclease VIII, producing MLEIPESAVIVKQLNQTIKGKTIRYVKANQSPHSFAWYYGNPEEYDELLSGKIIGMSYARAGMIEIHVEDCRIVFGDGTTPRYYDDLKKIPKKHQLYVEFDDGTALVCTIQMYGGIWAFHEGEFDNPYYIGAKEKPSPLTDQFDYEYFKGLRTDKTSKLSSKAFLATEQRIPGLGNGVLQDILFLAGIHPKRKMKDVSEEEFQALFKTVKGTLLHMTEQGGRDTEKDLFGNFGGYQTYLSKKTAFTPCTKCGYELHKESYLGGTIYYCEKCQS